In candidate division WOR-3 bacterium, the sequence TTACGCTGTGATAAATTAGGGCAGTTGATGTTAGCTCTGGACGAGCCATATGTCGTCCAGGTGGATAAAACAAAGAGGAAATTAATAAGAAAGATAAAAAAATTAGCACAAGACCTGAAGGAACTATGGCAGGGTGAAAATGCCGACTTACCGCGAATCTACTTTGACCGGCATCTTTATGTACCAATCTTACTTAAGAGCAAGGAAATTGACAAAATAACACCTGAGGGGCTGGTAAATAGTGAAAAGAAATTTGTAAAAGGAATCCGGGAGTATCTCAAATCCCACCAGAAGGAGTTTCAGAATTATGAAATTTTTCTACTTCGGAATTTGCCCAAAAGTGGCGTCGGATTTCGTCTTACCTGGAGCGGGTTTTACCCTGACTTCATAATGTGGGTAAAGAAGGGTAATAATCAGTACATCGTATTCATTGACCCGAAAGGGTTGGTGCACTCAAAAGGACTTGATGATGAAAAAATTGTCTTTGCCGGATTTACCAACACTAATTCAGATGCGGTTACAATAAAAGCCATAGAAGAGATGCTAAATATGCCAAACATCCGGCTGAAATCATTTATCCTATCATTCACACCGTATAATGAATTGATTAAGGGTATGACCGAACCTCCATCGCAAGAGGAATACGAACAACATCATGTATTATTCCTGGATGATGACACCTGGCCACAAAAGTTGTTCTCTATTCTTTCCTTAACCTACCATTAGTATTAAAATAATCGAGCAGAAATAAAAAATTTCCGCAATTCTGCCGATGGATTCCACAGGTTTGGTTCGTAGTGACACCTTCACCCTTCCTTTTTCTGAGGCAGGAGTGGTGAAAGAGATAAAGAGGGCGCTAGAAGGGCGACAGGCAAGATTACCAGAATAAAACGGGCGCGGTAGGTTTTGGGAAAGATAGAATTGAGAATTAAGTAAAACTGAGCCAGAAGGCGGATGGTGCGGCGGTGCTTTCTTAAGATAGGAAATTTTAGTATATTAAAGGCAGACGGCAACTCTGAAGGAGTTGCAACAGTACTTAAAATTTGAAGACATTCGGACAAAATAAAAGATAGAAGAGAGCATCTCTTTAAGGTTGCCAATGAAATTAAAGAAATATTTGCAATAGGAGGTGAAAGGTATGGCGTTTAAGGTTTTGTTTATTGCCCATTCCCCTGATGCCGAGCCAGAGAGGCATCGGTGTGTTGTTGAGACGCCCAGGTGCTATAAACTTTTTGTGGTGGTGGTGAAAAACCAAAAGGAGGCACTTGAGGTGAGTAAAAGGTATGTGCAGGAGGAGGGGGTGCAGTCAATCCTTCTCTGTCCTGGATTTACCCATAAGGATATTGCCGAGATAGCACAGGCGGTTGGCGAGAATGTGGGAATTTCGGTGGCAAGAGGCGATGGTCCGAGTAACAGGATTGCAATGGAGGTGATGAGAAATGAGGGCTGGTTTTCCTCAGAGTGATATGTATTATGTCTATCTAATCCAGAACAGGGCGAATAAAAGGGTGCGTTATGGTTATGCAGAGGATTTGCGGCGTTGCCTGAGGGAATTCAATAAGACTGGCGATTGGGAACTAATCTATTATGAGGCATATCGTGCAGAAGAGGATGCCAAGAAGCGGGCAAACCAACTGCATTACTTGGGGCAGTCGCGGATATATATCAGGCGGCGTTTGGTTAGGTCGTTGTTAAAATAACTGCCTATGGTTCGGTTACGATAAGTAACTGGTCGGGTTTGACATCTTTAATAGTAACGGTTGATTTCGGTCCGAAGCGAATCACACTCCTTATTGCGTAAGAAGAATTTTTCTAGTCAAGTGAAGACGGTTAGCCTGGAGATAGATAAAGTAGGCGCCTGGTGGAAGGCGGTTACGGCTTTCGTCAGTGCCGTCCCAGAAAAAGGTGTGGTTGCCCGCCTGCTTGTCTGCTTGGTTTAACAGGCGAACCAGTCTGCCATCAGCGCTAAAGATTTTGATTTCTGCCTTTGCCGGATAGGGCAGGTGATATCTTATCTCCACATAATTACGGAAGGGGTTCGGTGAAACGGTCGCCTGTAAACTCAACTTTTCTGAAGAGCCGCTCTGAATCCCAACAATCTCATCCCTGAACACATAAATGTGGGATGTCGGGCAGGAGACAAAGACCCGATTTCCAAGAGAGTCAAAACCAGAGCCGAATATCTGGTTGGCTATTCCCACAGGAATGGGAAACTGGACAAGTCTATCAATGGTATCAAGGTCGGCATCAATAAACAGGATACCGCCATTAAGCGAGTCGTTGGCATCAAGACACCAGTAGACCCGGCTTGCCTGCGGATGGCTGAATGGTCTTGGAAACTGCGACCTCGAACCAGGCAGGAGAATAGAATCTATGATGCTGTCGGTCGGTCCGTCAATCACCAAGATAAATGAATAACGGCTGAAGTAAGCCTTGTTCTTTACCGGCTGCCAGGTTGCGCCCATTACATATCCTGAAATGGAGTCAAGCATCGTATCCGCTATCGCATCTGCCGAGTAAAACATACCCTGGAAATTTAAAGGGAGGACAGTGAAATACAGTTTGTTGTCCTTCAGGTTGCAGGCACCAGGCGGCGAAGGAAAGAAGAATGGTCTATGAGGAATCGTGGTGAGAAGAGAGTTGGTAACACCATCAACAACATTGAGATGGGCGATATCCTCAATATAGACCTTATTCACGCCGCTGTGCCAGACTATCCAGGGAGAAGAGTTAGACGGGTCAATGGGAATCGGCACGACAGCGATAACCGTATCGGCGTCATAATCAATCACACTCAGGGCAGATGTAGCAGAGTGTGAGGAGTAAAGTTTGTGATTGGTGGTATTCACGGTCAGGTCAAACGGGTAAGGGGCAACAGGAATTGTCTTGATGACCGTGTCCGCGAAGCAGTCAATCACCGAGAGGGAGTTGAGTTCAAAGTTTGAACAATACAACTTCCTTTTTTCTGGATGCAGGCACATCCGCAGTCCCTCAAATCCGCGCCGACCGGTGGCGATTGACTTGATAAGCCTGCCATTATCAGCGTTCAGGATAAAGAGGACATTATCAAGTGTATTGTAATCAAGGGAGTAGACATATAACTTATTGACCAGCGGATTAAAGACAACATCCCCGAGCGCCGAAATGCCGGTTCTAATCGTATCCAGAACCTGAAGGTTTTCAGCATCAATCACCAGAATCTGATTTGTATAATGACTGGTGGCGTAAAGCAGTTGTCGCTGAGGATTATAGCACAAATCAACCACCTTTCCGGGAACAGAAACCGAATCGGTGAAAAGCGTATCCGCATTGCAATCCAGAACCCTTATAAAGTTGCCTTTCATGAAATACAGCCGGTTCAATGTTGGGCTATGAACCGGTTTACAATATGAAGAGTGACCAGGTACTGAAAGCGTTTTAATAACACTATCATTTTCGCAGTTAATTACTGCAATAACCTCAGGGGCACCTGTCCTACAACCGAAACAGTATAGTTTATTGCTAAGCGAGTTATAGAAAAGATGGCAAAACTCTCCAAACTGGACCTCAGGCAGGCGTTTGATAATCCGGTTTGTTGCCCCATCAATAATGAGGAGGGCATTCGACAGGGTAAGATAGATTTTATTTGAGTGGGACAAATAGAGGGATTTGATAGCCCAGCCTGCGGTTTCTTCTAAGACAACGCTATCAATTACCCGGTTGGTTCTGCCATCAATTACCGTCATTATACCCACGGAATGATTGTCAATGGTAAACACGCAATAGCGATTGTTGTGAGAATTCCAGACCATATCCAATATGTCGCGAGTGAAGCGCAACCGCATCCGGATTTGATTGGTTGTGCCATCCAGAACCGCCAGCCCGTAAAAGTATTTTTCAAATCCGTCCACGATTTGTTGGTCTGGCAAGGTATAATCCGGGATTTTCAATCTGGCAAGATAACAGTTTTCTGAGTCATTGAATACACCGGTAACCCCAGCAGGAACAACAGCAACAATTGAATCTGTAGATGGGTCAATTACCACACTTCCCTTATAGGTGAAAATAAACACCCTGTTATTCCGCTGCCAGTAAAAAGCCCTTACTGTGCCATAAGCGGTTGGCAGGTCCTTGATGATGCGGTTGGTGGCACAGTCAACCACAATTGTCCAGCCCATATCACCGGCGCAATAGAGTTTACTGCCATCGCCAGTGCATATTAGTGCGGATGGTTCGGTAGTTGCGCCGTGGTCTTCTGGATGATAATTTACCGGAATTACCTTTTCCAGATACTGGGCAGAGAGATTTAATAATGAACCGGAAATGGCAATGATACAAACAACTCTTAAAAACGGAGTGAAGTGTCGGGTCATTTTCAAACCTCCTTATCTTACACTATCTGACAACCAGTTTCAATGACTGCTGGTTGCCATTTGCTGCCTCTAACCTCAATAGATACACACCGGCAGGGACCTGAGTTTTAGCATCTGAACACCGGTTCCAGGTTAAAGAATGAGTTCCAGGGTTAAGTTGCTGGTCAAGAAGTGTGTGGACAAGTTCACCGGCAGCGTTATAGATTTTTGCCTGATAGTGCGAACTGTGGAGAACTGAAAAGCGGATGATGGTCTTATTAGAGAATGGATTGGGATTGGCAAAGAACTGCTGATTTTCCATTTGGGTTACACCGGAAACCTGTTCTCCACCAGGTTCTGAGCAACCGCCCCGGTAGTAGATTTTCCAGAAATTTCGGCTGCCACCTCCAAAGAATGCGTAGTAGAAGTAATCTTCACCATAGGCCGTCGCTGCACCCATCTGAATAATTTCAGGTGTAGGCGAGTAAGCGCGAGTGTTCCAATTGCTGGGCCAAAGAGCCACCATTCTTGCCCCGGCTCTATCATCATTAGGACCTTTTGCCAGGCAGAAAAGATACCAAGCAAGCGAAGGTTCGCAGTTCATAGAGGTCATAGCGGTTCCCGGTCCCGGGGTAACAGGCAGATATTTGGAGTTATGCCAATCGTTATCAGCAGGGCTGTAGGCGATAATCTGTTTTCGTTCATCGCTTTGCTGCATAGAATCACAGGGAGCACAAAAGATTGAATCCAGCGTCAGGTTGGAGTTGTGAATCCAAGTGAGACTGGCACCCGGACAGGCATGAAGGTCTACCCGGTGTCCATAAGGGTCGCGATAATGCATGGAATCAAGGCGATACCAGTTGTAGGTAGTGCCTTTGGGTCGGGGACCGCCTGCAGCACCTGGACCATATGGACCATAATGGTAGAAGTGAGTGCTACCACCACCGATGAGTGCATACACAAAGAAGTACTCACCTCTGCGGGCAAAGGTAAGCGCACCACCAGACTTGACCGGTTCTGGAATGTCAGGCAGTCGCTGCCAGGTATTACTAATAATGTCATAGAGCCAGAATTCGGGTGTGTTGCCGCCGCGCAGGGCGTATATCACCCCGAATGTGTCAGCCGTGAGTGCAGCACCGTCAAAAAAGGTAGGCGTATTTGAGTTAATAACATACCAGGTGTTACAGGGAATGCTGTATCTCAGAAAGGCGTTAGTTCCACCGCCCATAATCGCATATAACTGCCCCTGTCCGCCGTATGTTAAAGCGGCACCGGGTTGAGGTCCAGGCACTTGAGGCGGAATTGGCGCAAGTTGAATCCAGTCGGCATTAGCAGGACCGATGAGCGCAAAAATCAGGGTCGCAATGAGGATGAAGGGGGTAGTTTCTCTTCTCTTCTCTTCTCTTCTCTCATCTTTACTCCTTTCTGAGCGGATTACCGCTCTTTTTCTCTAACGACCCGACACTTGCACTTCCAAGTTTAATTATACATCATCTTTATATTTTGTCAATATGCTTGTTAAAATAATGTTGATGGATAAATTTTAGGGTATCGGTGATTCTACTCAGTTACGATTAGTAATATATCAGGCTTTATGTCCTTCAATTCTATCATTGCATTAGGTCCGAAGCGGACTTGAACGGTTAAGGGTTCATTTGATTTGCCTAAGCCGAAGTGCTGGATTAAGGAGTTCTGGCTGGTTGTGCCCTTGCCGCCTTCCACCTCCCTTATATATCTTTTTTTGCCCTGAATGACGGTAATGCGGGCACCAATGCCAGCAGCGTTGTGTTTTGTGCCTACAACCTTGACCTTGAGCCAGTGGTTGTCGTTTTTGGTGTCGTTGCGGAAAAGTTTAAGACCTGAGCCAGAGCCGACAATTAAGTCCATATCACCATCGTTGTCAAAGTCGGCAAATGCGCAGCCCCAGCCGTTGAACACCCTTGTGCCCGAAAGATAGGTGGCTTCGGTAAATTGCCAATGACCAATGTCTAATAGCCATTTTGGGGTTGGATTTAACTGGTTGAGATATAAAAATGAGCGTCTGCCTTCATAGATGGAGGTGATGTAAAGGTCGAGGTCACCGTCGTTGTCAACATCGGCAAATGCCGGGTCAGAGTGGGTCTCTTCGTAACGGATGCCCAGTTGGGCGCGCCTGTCAATGAATTGAGGGTTTGCCTTTGAACCGCGGTTTTCATAAAACATTGAGCGGTTCGAGAATTCAATGTAGCGGGGATGGGCAAGGTTGGCGCAGAACAGGTCAAGGTCGGAGTCGTTGTCATAATCTGCCCAGACCGAACCAATGGTATGACCGAACCAGCCCGAGACCTCTTTGCCCGCGATGCCCAGTTTTGGTGCAAGGTTGGTGAAGGTACCGTTCTGGTTGTTATGCCAGAGAAAATTCTGGCAAAGGCGGTAGTTGGAGACATAACAGTCAGGATAGCCGTCGTCATTGTAATCTGCCCAGTTCACACCCCTGCCGGCAAGGGGTTCGTTATATGGAGGGATGATTCCGGCTTTTTCAGTGATGTCCTTGAAGATGTCCTGCTCGTTTTTGTAGAGGCGGTCAGGGTAGTAGCGGTGTTCTTCCCAGTTTTCATAGTTGGCGCAGTAGATGTCAACCCAGCCATCCTGGTCAAAGTCGGCAACACCGCAGCCTTCGGTTGGATAGGGGTCAGAGGGAGAGCCCAGCGATTCGGTGCGGTCATAAAATCTGCCAAAACGGTTGAGGAGGAGATGGTCACTGGTGTCTGAGCCGCAGATGTAGATGTCAAGCCAGTAGTCATTGTTGAAGTCGGCAAAGATGCCGCCTCGTCCCTGCACACCAGTTAAACCCACGGAGTCGGTAACATCGGTAAAGTATCTGCCGGAGTCGTTGCGAAAAAGGCGGCAGCCGTTAAGTAGCAGATCCTCATAGCCATCATTGTTGTAATCGCCCCAGGCGACACGGGATTCTCTGCGACCACCAAGACCAAATGAGTCGGTGACATCCGTGAAGAGCGGACCAGAATAGTTTAATAGCCTCCGCGCCAGTTTTAACTGTTCATGAGGGGAGATGCCCATTTTTTGCAGGGCGGTGTCAGCGCGGCTTGACCAGTAGTTGCGCGAGTCGCCAAAGGCTATTGCCTTTAAATAGGCAAGTTGCGCACTGTCATTTTTACCCAAGGCTTGATAAACCTCACCTAAGAGGCAGAAATAGGGTGCGGGTGTTGCTTCGTTCTCGGTATCCCAGGAGAACCTGTTTATCGCCTCATAAAGATATGGCAAAGCCTCTGAATGCCGGTTCTGAATTATTAGCGCCTCGGCAAGTGTAGCCCGGGCGAGCCCGTATAAGAGCGGGTATTCA encodes:
- a CDS encoding DUF6506 family protein, which produces MAFKVLFIAHSPDAEPERHRCVVETPRCYKLFVVVVKNQKEALEVSKRYVQEEGVQSILLCPGFTHKDIAEIAQAVGENVGISVARGDGPSNRIAMEVMRNEGWFSSE
- a CDS encoding FlgD immunoglobulin-like domain containing protein, yielding MTRHFTPFLRVVCIIAISGSLLNLSAQYLEKVIPVNYHPEDHGATTEPSALICTGDGSKLYCAGDMGWTIVVDCATNRIIKDLPTAYGTVRAFYWQRNNRVFIFTYKGSVVIDPSTDSIVAVVPAGVTGVFNDSENCYLARLKIPDYTLPDQQIVDGFEKYFYGLAVLDGTTNQIRMRLRFTRDILDMVWNSHNNRYCVFTIDNHSVGIMTVIDGRTNRVIDSVVLEETAGWAIKSLYLSHSNKIYLTLSNALLIIDGATNRIIKRLPEVQFGEFCHLFYNSLSNKLYCFGCRTGAPEVIAVINCENDSVIKTLSVPGHSSYCKPVHSPTLNRLYFMKGNFIRVLDCNADTLFTDSVSVPGKVVDLCYNPQRQLLYATSHYTNQILVIDAENLQVLDTIRTGISALGDVVFNPLVNKLYVYSLDYNTLDNVLFILNADNGRLIKSIATGRRGFEGLRMCLHPEKRKLYCSNFELNSLSVIDCFADTVIKTIPVAPYPFDLTVNTTNHKLYSSHSATSALSVIDYDADTVIAVVPIPIDPSNSSPWIVWHSGVNKVYIEDIAHLNVVDGVTNSLLTTIPHRPFFFPSPPGACNLKDNKLYFTVLPLNFQGMFYSADAIADTMLDSISGYVMGATWQPVKNKAYFSRYSFILVIDGPTDSIIDSILLPGSRSQFPRPFSHPQASRVYWCLDANDSLNGGILFIDADLDTIDRLVQFPIPVGIANQIFGSGFDSLGNRVFVSCPTSHIYVFRDEIVGIQSGSSEKLSLQATVSPNPFRNYVEIRYHLPYPAKAEIKIFSADGRLVRLLNQADKQAGNHTFFWDGTDESRNRLPPGAYFIYLQANRLHLTRKILLTQ
- a CDS encoding T9SS type A sorting domain-containing protein; translation: MGGGTNAFLRYSIPCNTWYVINSNTPTFFDGAALTADTFGVIYALRGGNTPEFWLYDIISNTWQRLPDIPEPVKSGGALTFARRGEYFFVYALIGGGSTHFYHYGPYGPGAAGGPRPKGTTYNWYRLDSMHYRDPYGHRVDLHACPGASLTWIHNSNLTLDSIFCAPCDSMQQSDERKQIIAYSPADNDWHNSKYLPVTPGPGTAMTSMNCEPSLAWYLFCLAKGPNDDRAGARMVALWPSNWNTRAYSPTPEIIQMGAATAYGEDYFYYAFFGGGSRNFWKIYYRGGCSEPGGEQVSGVTQMENQQFFANPNPFSNKTIIRFSVLHSSHYQAKIYNAAGELVHTLLDQQLNPGTHSLTWNRCSDAKTQVPAGVYLLRLEAANGNQQSLKLVVR
- a CDS encoding FG-GAP-like repeat-containing protein; translated protein: MSFPLIVFLLSAPPSLADFLAFQDYQAATHHYFQQIQRKPKNLSAIKDLARVYDHWHRYDSSLFWWERALKINPDDDSAIIGRWQALYNLHKNDTIQLDSVKQVIASEAKNYFIDTTYRALLISFAGFNLSDTTRARRAASVLALMFPDSAPVYELIGAMFYDSLYPVWNNDTAKTLVISRFLARYPQTEWRQTFYIYLLSSLYGLKDTISLAQMAEQMINDDSLDPFRYRYAAALFNRLRFRPEVAEGYARKAIELEPKAKKPKNKPIEQWQLEYPLLYGLARATLAEALIIQNRHSEALPYLYEAINRFSWDTENEATPAPYFCLLGEVYQALGKNDSAQLAYLKAIAFGDSRNYWSSRADTALQKMGISPHEQLKLARRLLNYSGPLFTDVTDSFGLGGRRESRVAWGDYNNDGYEDLLLNGCRLFRNDSGRYFTDVTDSVGLTGVQGRGGIFADFNNDYWLDIYICGSDTSDHLLLNRFGRFYDRTESLGSPSDPYPTEGCGVADFDQDGWVDIYCANYENWEEHRYYPDRLYKNEQDIFKDITEKAGIIPPYNEPLAGRGVNWADYNDDGYPDCYVSNYRLCQNFLWHNNQNGTFTNLAPKLGIAGKEVSGWFGHTIGSVWADYDNDSDLDLFCANLAHPRYIEFSNRSMFYENRGSKANPQFIDRRAQLGIRYEETHSDPAFADVDNDGDLDLYITSIYEGRRSFLYLNQLNPTPKWLLDIGHWQFTEATYLSGTRVFNGWGCAFADFDNDGDMDLIVGSGSGLKLFRNDTKNDNHWLKVKVVGTKHNAAGIGARITVIQGKKRYIREVEGGKGTTSQNSLIQHFGLGKSNEPLTVQVRFGPNAMIELKDIKPDILLIVTE